The Chitinivibrionales bacterium nucleotide sequence CACCGTGCCGACTCGCTCGCGCATGTTGCGGACTCGCTCGCGCAAAAGGCGCGCGCCGACTCCGTCGCGCTCGCCGAATCGAAGCGCCAGGTCGAGGAGGAACGGTCGAAGCGCACCGACGCCGAGAAACAGCTCTTGTCAACGGGCCTCCTCCTGCTCGACGCGGTCTATTTCGCGTCCGGCAAGACCGACATCAACATCAACTCCAAGCCGTACCTTAACATCATCGGAAAAATGCTTTCCAAATATCCCAAGCTCGTGCTCGAGGTGGGCGGTCATACCGACAACGTGGGCAGCCCGTCGTCCAACATGCGGCTGAGCCAGGCCCGCGCCGAGTCGGTGCGCATGTACCTGATTTCGGTTGCGCCGGACCTTGCGGGCCGCCTGAGCGCCATGGGCTACGGTTCGAGCGTGCCCAAGGCCGAAAACTCCACGGCCGACGGCAGGCAGATGAACCGCAGGGTGGAGCTCAAGGTGCTGAACAAGGACGTGCTGAAGGAGTATAATCCGTAAAGGTTTTGCATTTGTTAAATATTCCGGTGGGGGAAGGCTCCCCCTGGGGTGCAGCTTCCGCCGCCTCCTTGTCAAAGAGAGAAATCGGCAAGGCGGCGGCGATCCGCACCCACACCCCCTCTTTGGCGCCGATACACCCATGGTTTACGAACAATAGTAGTGGCTGGCGATCCGTTTGCTGCGGTCCAGACCTTACATGGTGGAAGAAGACGAAAATTATAGCCCATTTGATGACTCTCGATATTCTTACAAACTATCTTTTTGTCTTCTCTGCGCTCTCTGTGTCTCTGCGGTGAATTTTGTTAACTGGTTAGAGAGTACGCAAACGGCGTATTTCGGTATCTCACCCATTTATTTGCTTGTCAAATATTTTAATGAAACAAAAGAAACCCGACCCAGATATCGCGCTCCTCCTCAACACGCTTGACAAACTGGGAGTTGAGGTGCGGTGCGGCGTGTTCGACTCCGAGGGAGGCTTGGCGAGAATCGAGGACCGGTATATACTATTTTTACATGACGCGGTGACCCTGGGCCGTGAAAAAGAGCTGTGTCTTGACGCGATAAGAAAAATGGACCCCGCGCTTTCGCACGTGCCGCCGCGGGTGCGGATACTGCTGGGCGAGGGAGATTGGGGAGACCAAGGAGCAACGGATGGATAAAGTGCGGGTGGCAGTGATCGGCGCCGGCGTTCTCGGCTCATACCACATACAGAAATGCCTTAAAAACAGGGACGTCGCCTTTGCCGGTTTTTTCGACGTATCGGCCGAGTGCAGGGTCGAGGTCGCGAAAAAACTGGGCGTCACCGCGTGGAACAGCGAGGTGGACCTGGTTGCGGCCGCGGACGCCTGCATCATCGCCGCGCCGTCGTCGCGCCATGGTGAAATTGCGCAACGGTGCATGGAAGCGAAAAAACACGTGCTCGTGGAAAAGCCGCTGGCGCCTTCGTACGATGAAGGCGCGGCCTTGGTGCAGCTCGCCAAGGAAAAAAACGTGGCGCTTCACGTGGGCCACTCCGAAGCGTTCAACACGGCGTTTGTGCAGCTCCAGTCGCACACACCCGCGCCGCGTTTCATCGAGGTGCACCGGCTTGCCCAGTATTCGCCGCGCGGCACCGACGTATCGGTGATCCTCGACCTCATGGTGCACGATTTGCAGCTCGTGCTGCGGCTGCTGCGCGAGGAGCCCGTCTACGGCGCAATCGCGGCCACGGGCGTGCCCGTGGTGAGCAGCGGCATCGACATCGCAAACGTGCGCATCCCGTTCGCCTCCGGGTGCGTGGTGAACTGCACGGCCAGCCGCATCTCCGCCAAGCGGATGCGCAAGCTGCGGCTGTTCGAAAAGGACAACTACTACTCGGTGGACCTGGACAAAGAGGAAATAGAACACTATTACCTCACCGCCGCCCCGTCGCCGGGCAGGCCCCTGCCCGTGGGTTTTGACAAGCAAAAGGCCAGGCACGTCGACGCGCTCGAGGCCGAGCTTGCCGCGTTTGTCAATGAAATTCTCGGGAAGGAAGGGCAGAAAGGGGTGACGGGCGAAGAGGCGCTGGCGGTATTAAAGGTCACTGATACGATAATGGGGTTGCTTGATAAAAAGTGACAAAGTGAAATCATTCTTAGATGTCAAATCTGTAGCGAC carries:
- a CDS encoding Gfo/Idh/MocA family oxidoreductase encodes the protein MDKVRVAVIGAGVLGSYHIQKCLKNRDVAFAGFFDVSAECRVEVAKKLGVTAWNSEVDLVAAADACIIAAPSSRHGEIAQRCMEAKKHVLVEKPLAPSYDEGAALVQLAKEKNVALHVGHSEAFNTAFVQLQSHTPAPRFIEVHRLAQYSPRGTDVSVILDLMVHDLQLVLRLLREEPVYGAIAATGVPVVSSGIDIANVRIPFASGCVVNCTASRISAKRMRKLRLFEKDNYYSVDLDKEEIEHYYLTAAPSPGRPLPVGFDKQKARHVDALEAELAAFVNEILGKEGQKGVTGEEALAVLKVTDTIMGLLDKK